One window of the Corvus moneduloides isolate bCorMon1 chromosome 10, bCorMon1.pri, whole genome shotgun sequence genome contains the following:
- the LOC116448910 gene encoding uncharacterized protein LOC116448910 produces MMSHLCRLVIYMLLGLGSLLVGGLPPSCPPTCQCYDTSKVFCSNERMQEIPEGLPGSATQLFFVETALSSIHSRALGSSTTLTKLVFINNNIQELEAGAFQGLPSLTELEVSGNPLPAVSLGALAGLTSLSKLSLSANAIRTLQPGLFTASCHLQDLRLSGNRIEALPPGIFRPLRQLQALDLSQNALAELPDGLLAPLVALRVLKLSDNLLARLPPGAFRTLGQLTELHLDGNQLKELPAGIFAGLGGLRRLQLQHNTLGSLAPDIFAGLLNLTVLSLEGNHLATLPATLFTGTPVLLHLSLALNRLETVPQELFANLSVLETLALSHNAIDHLPTGVFQGLARLIELRLSHNHLSSLPAGLLAELPLLTALVLDHNRLARLPPGLFDANNELVRVELSDNPWVCDCHLSYLLRWLQSFAEPLIHGQAFCTSPAAFQGQSLLEVPRRQLECPGAHGVPPEEGWDRDAPGQCTYTNPEGTVSMACNATACQQLSLRLPQEQGLAPAYQGAWVLRSRCGTLQVSVLVTAQSGNEATSPGLPAGKPSMCLSVSVRVGVAVLRHHLVAVGTELHGPGRAGGVPSGHLGASDIDVGKGAGQVMRPPSSVLTPRMAWLAPVAELVCKCSTRMMYWHFLFLLLLSFNPYKCQDQILGEDPYEMPKDHQEVYRGTKNDVKEIPKIAKPFVSEMIFVQTSITAIRKGAFSYMPNLIKILFIGNKIKTVEPGAFDNLDKLRDLDISGASLEELSVDTFQNLPSLQRLELRDSQLRSIPKGLFDGLESLRELSLHINAIPSLPEGIFDSLVNLTFLDLSRNRITTLPVNAFSKLTQLQVLRLYENELQDLPEGLLDSQLELLELSLQRNRLRALPPMLLRSLPHLEKLFLDNNLIRVLPLQGFFGLNKLKLLTLGSNHIMELPCCLFDTMPHLRELDLSRNSLATLPDGIFVNLTSLGKLILSHNQLSALPRGVFTGLSKLLDLQMDTNQLSALDEGVFASLPNLKTLNLRKNLLESVPRGLLDPLKKLSSVYLSGNPWRCDCNLWYLHCWILANREKVKLSTQVSCKSPPHLAGQAVILLRDEHLTCPGTLPFNTTPSQRMSTLLSRGAVSPAAPTMLSLAAFPIRTLPTTVLPVVTSAVLPAMPVEAAFTTLSPTKQSKAFVTTPPPAVLQKVLITSPSTNNKPKTSITTPSTTVLPKASITTPSTTSVPRSFITTPSTTMLPKAFITASSPAVLPETSITISSPVLPKASTATPSSSAEMPKASITTPSPAVSTSAIVRLQSPGASHPEPVPPTLASATTPVPASSLAVTTRQEPPALSVPRERPATTPQGTPVASLVSASSVALWPFPRTAALGTVPLASHSPSHHAPASDREWGHSTMCDLSTVGAQPTPTAPQHAPAPAGTVLLPTPPVPTPSDCTSPCPASPPLAPSGHRGWGLSLWTSPWQCQVSLALGLAALALQAACTLLGGVVVLLLHQDTRHHPRPPVRLLSLQALAAPGTPKPALALP; encoded by the exons ATGATGTCACACTTG TGCAGGCTGGTGATCTAcatgctgctggggctggggtcCCTGCTGGTGGGGGGGCTGCCCCCATCCTGCCCCCCTACCTGCCAGTGCTATGACACCTCCAAAGTCTTCTGCTCAAACGAAAGGATGCAGGAGATCCCGGAGGGCCTGCCGGGAAGTGCCACCCAGCTCTTCTTCGTGGAGACAGCCCTAAGCAGCATCCACAGCAGGGCTTTGGGCTCCAGCACCACCCTCACCAAGCTGGTCTTCATCAACAACAACATCCAAGAGCTGGAGGCTGGTGCCTTTCAGGGGCTGCCCAGCCTCACTGAGCTGGAGGTGTCAGGCAACCCCTTGCCAGCCGTCAGCCTTGGGGCGCTGGCAGGATTGACCAGCCTCAGCAAGCTCTCCCTCAGTGCCAACGCCATCCGCACTCTGCAGCCGGGGCTCTTCACCGCCTCATGCCACCTGCAGGACCTGCGCTTGTCGGGGAACAGGATCGAGGCACTGCCCCCAGGCATCTTCCGCCCGCTCCGGCAGCTGCAGGCCCTGGACCTCTCACAGAATGCCCTGGCTGAGCTGCCGGATGGGCTGCTGGCCCCACTTGTTGCCCTTCGTGTCCTCAAGCTCAGTGACAATTTGCTGGCACGGTTACCTCCTGGTGCTTTCAGGACCCTTGGCCAGCTGACTGAGCTCCACCTGGATGGCAAccagctgaaggagctgccaGCCGGCATCTTCGCTGGGCTAGGGGGGCTGCGGCGGCTacagctgcagcacaacaccctgggcagcctggcccCTGACATCTTCGCAGGTCTCCTCAACCTCACTGTCCTCAGCCTGGAGGGCAACCACCTGGCCACCCTGCCTGCCACCCTCTTCACTGGCACCCCTGTCCTCCTCCACCTCTCACTGGCTCTCAACCGGCTGGAGACAGTGCCCCAGGAGCTCTTTGCTAACCTGTCAGTGCTGGAAACACTGGCACTCTCACACAACGCCATTGATCACCTGCCCACTGGGGTGTTCCAGGGGCTGGCACGGCTGATAGAGCTACGGCTAAGCCACAaccacctctccagcctgccagcggggctgctggctgagctgcccCTCCTCACCGCCCTGGTGCTGGACCACAACCGCCTGGCCCGCCTGCCCCCGGGGCTCTTCGATGCCAACAATGAACTGGTGCGTGTGGAGCTGTCTGACAACCCCTGGGTCTGTGACTGCCACCTCTCCTACCTCCTCCGCTGGCTCCAGAGCTTTGCTGAGCCCCTCATCCATGGCCAAGCCTTCTGCACCAgtccagctgctttccagggCCAGTCCCTGCTGGAGGTCCCCCGCAGGCAGCTGGAGTGCCCAGGAGCACACGGTGTCCCACCAGAGGAAGGCTGGGACAGAGACGCCCCGGGGCAGTGCACCTACACCAACCCCGAGGGCACTGTAAGCATGGCCTGCAATGCCACAgcctgccagcagctcagccttcGCCTCCCTCAGGAGCAGGGCTTGGCGCCAGCGTACCAGGGTGCCTGGGTGCTGCGCTCCCGCTGTGGCACGCTGCAAGTCAGTGTCCTTGTCACAGCACAGAGCGGCAACGAGGCCACGTCCCCAGGTCTCCCCGCA GGCAAGC CGTCCATGTGTCTGTCCGTGTCCGTGCGTGTTGGTGTGGCGGTGTTGCGGCACCATCTCGTGGCCGTCGGGACAGAGCTCCACGGGCCCGGCAGAGCCGGGGGAGTACCCAGTGGGCACCTGGGTGCGTCCGACATTGATGTTGGAAAGGG GGCTGGCCAGGTGATGAGACCCCCATCCAGTGTCCTCACTCCTCGCATGGCATGGCTCGCTCCGGTGGCTGAACTTGTTTGCAAGTGCTCAACCAG gatgatGTACTGgcatttcctcttccttctcctcctgtccTTCAATCCCTATAAATGCCAAGATCAAATCCTGGGTGAAGATCCATATGAAATGCCCAAAGACCACCAGGAGGTCTACAGAGGCACAAAAAATGATGTCAAAGAGATCCCAAAGATTGCAAAACCCTTTGTTTCTGAGATGATCTTTGTGCAAACCAGCATCACTGCTATAAGGAAAGGTGCCTTCAGCTACATGCCCAACCTGATCAAGATTTTGTTTATTGGCAATAAAATCAAGACTGTTGAACCTGGAGCCTTTGATAATTTGGACAAGCTAAGGGACTTGGACATCTCTGGTGCCTCTTTAGAAGAACTGTCTGTGGACACTTTCCAAAACCTCCCAAGTTTACAGAGGCTGGAGCTGAGAGACAGCCAGCTCAGATCCATCCCCAAAGGCCTGTTTGATGGGCTGGAAAGTTTGAGAGAGCTCTCCCTGCACATCAATGCAATCCCTTCTCTTCCAGAAGGCATTTTTGATTCTCTTGTCAATCTAACTTTTTTGGACCTGTCTAGAAACAGGATCACAACTCTTCCTGTGAATGCCTTTAGCAAACTCACCCAGCTGCAGGTCCTCCGGCTGTATGAGAATGAATTGCAGGACCTCCCAGAGGGACTGCTAGACagtcagctggagctgctggagctcagccTCCAGAGGAACAGGCTCAGGGCACTGCCACCTATGCTTCTGAGGAGCCTGCCTCACCTGGAGAAACTCTTCTTGGACAACAACCTCATCAGGGTTCTCCCTCTTCAgggcttttttggtttaaaCAAACTGAAGTTGCTGACTCTGGGTTCAAACCATATTATGGAGCTCCCCTGCTGCCTTTTTGACACCATGCCACACTTGCGGGAGCTGGATCTGAGTAGGAACAGTTTGGCCACACTTCCAGATGGCATCTTTGTCAACCTCACATCCCTTGGCAAACTCATCTTGTCCCACAACCAGCTATCAGCCCTGCCAAGAGGAGTCTTCACTGGGCTCAGCAAGCTCTTGGATCTCCAGATGGACACAAatcagctctctgctctggatGAAGGGGTCTTTGCCTCTCTCCCAAATCTGAAAACCCTGAACCTTCGAAAGAACCTGCTGGAGAGTGTTCCCCGTGGGCTCCTAGACCCCCTGAAGAAGCTCAGCTCAGTGTATCTGAGTGGTAACCCATGGAGATGTGACTGCAACCTCTGGTACCTGCACTGCTGGATCCTGGCCAACAGGGAGAAGGTCAAATTGTCCACCCAAGTCTCCTGCAAGAGCCCACCCCACCTGGCAGGGCAAGCAGTAATATTGCTGAGGGACGAACACCTGACTTGCCCAGGTACTCTGCCGTTTAACACCACGCCATCACAAAGGATGTCAACACTGCTGTCACGTggagctgtgtccccagcagcaccaaCCATGCTGTCATTGGCAGCCTTTCCCATCAGGACACTGCCAACCACTGTTTTACCTGTGGTCACCTCTGCCGTGTTGCCAGCCATGCCAGTGGAGGCTGCCTTCACCACTCTGTCACCAACCAAGCAATCTAAGGCCTTTGTCAccaccccaccaccagctgttCTGCAGAAGGTCCTCATCACCAGCCCATCAACAAACAATAAGCCCAAGACCTCCATCACCACACCATCAACAACTGTGCTGCCAAAGGCCTCCATCACCACACCATCAACAACCAGTGTGCCCAGGTCCTTCATCACCACACCATCAACAACTATGCTGCCAAAAGCCTTCATCACCGCCTCGtcaccagctgtgctgccagagaCCTCCATCACCATCTCATCACCAGTGCTGCCAAAGGCCTCCACTGCCACACCATCATCATCAGCTGAGATGCCTAAGGCTTCCATCACCACCCCCTCACCAGCTGTTTCAACTTCAGCCATCGTAAGACTACAGTCTCCTGGGGCCAGCCACCCAGAACCTGTGCCACCCACTCTAGCTTCTGCCACCACACCGGTGCCAGCAAGCTCACTGGCAGTCACCACCAGACAAGAGCCTCCTGCTCTTTCAGTGCCCAGGGAGAGGCCAGCCACCACCCCACAGGGAACACCCGTAGCCTCCCTTGTCTCAGCTTCCTCCGTGGCACTCTGGCCATTCCCCAGgactgctgctctgggcacagtCCCGCTGGCCTCACATTCACCATCGCACCATGCTCCTGCATCAGACAGGGAATGGGGCCATTCCACCATGTGTGACTTGTCCACAGTTGGTGCCCAGCCCACCCCCACTGCCCCCCAACACGCTCCTGCCCCGGCAGGCACCGTCCTGCTCCCCACACCTCCTGTCCCCACACCATCAGACTGCACGAGCCCCTGTCCAGCCTCCCCACCCCTGGCCCCCAGCGGTCATCGTGGCTGGGGCTTGTCCCTGTGGACCAGCCCATGGCAGTGCCAGGTGTCCCTGGCCCTGGGGCTGGCCGCGCTGGCACTGCAGGCAGCCTGCACACTGCTGGGGGGGGTGGTTGTCCTTCTCCTTCACCAGGACACCCGCCACCACCCCAGGCCACCTGTGAGGCTGCTGAGTCTTCAGGCCCTGGCTGCTCCGGGGACCCCCaagccagccctggcactgccttgA
- the LOC116448752 gene encoding leucine-rich repeat-containing protein 15-like has translation MTAGHSGPMEQGGWQRWLLLLVGIQLASSQCPEQCQCVRSAQVECFGADITTVPSPIPANAMTLQIINTRIAELGDAAFGNASLLIGLRVEKNALSRISPRAFQNLPDLRYLSLASNKLQELPVQVFEPLDKLESLLLSSNQILQVEPSHFAHLSNLKELQLHGNNLKELQEGVFDQLTSLTKLNLARNNIDRLPPRAFERLARLQVLRLYENRLRHIPVGTFDGLPELQELGLHQNQLETLSPELFVHNTNLQKLYLSNNLLTTLPSGVFLPLHALAKITLHVNRLQDISPSAFGPMPNLQELWLYENELSTLPTAVFSNLTQLQLLVLSKNRLRLVAPGAFQGLGELLELSLHSNALRRLDARALEGLPKLQNISLHHNQLQALPRGLFGATPGLRHMQLHSNALEYLPGGIFSPLTALREVRLHNNSWRCDKGILPLQGWLEENPHKVGEIPPLCAQPPALQGIPIAGLPRDQFIDTQPPTAAPYPSTLLPAHTSEAASPEDASMEPPMGLPASPQEEEEEKKEEEERGQWGLTRLQSGVVIAVVVLVCVALLAALVALVVYGCRKKSHVVLMRMKAPNEA, from the coding sequence gtccaatggagcagggaggctggcagcggtggctgctgctgctagTGGGCATCCAGCTGGCCAGTAGCCAGTGCCCAGAGCAGTGCCAGTGTGTCCGTAGCGCCCAGGTGGAGTGCTTTGGTGCTGACATCACCACggtccccagccccatccctgccaaTGCCATGACCCTGCAGATCATCAACACGCGAATCGCCGAGCTGGGCGACGCCGCCTTCGGCAACGCCTCCCTGCTGATTGGGCTGCGCGTTGAGAAGAACGCCCTGTCGCGCATCAGCCCCAGGGCCTTCCAGAACCTGCCCGACCTACGCTACCTCAGCCTGGCCAGCAACAAGCTGCAGGAGCTTCCTGTGCAGGTCTTTGAGCCTCTGGACAAGCTGGAgtctctgctcctctccagcaaCCAGATCCTCCAGGTCGAGCCTTCCCACTTTGCCCATCTGAGCAACCtcaaggagctgcagctgcacgGGAACaacctgaaggagctgcaggagggggtGTTTGACCAGCTGACCAGCCTCACCAAGCTCAACCTGGCCAGGAACAACATCGACCGCCTGCCGCCCCGGGCCTTCGAGCGGCTGGCGCGGCTGCAGGTGCTGCGGCTCTACGAGAACCGGCTCCGGCACATCCCGGTGGGCACCTTTGatgggctgccagagctgcaggagctggggctgcaccaGAACCAGCTGGAGACACTGTCCCCAGAGCTCTTTGTACACAACACCAATCTGCAGAAGCTCTACCTGTCCAACAACCTCCTCACTACTCTGCCGAGCGGCGTCTTCTTGCCCCTGCACGCCCTTGCCAAGATCACCCTGCACGTCAACCGCCTGCAGGACATCTCTCCCAGTGCCTTTGGGCCCATGCCCAACCTGCAGGAGCTCTGGCTCTACGAGAATGAGCTTTCCACCCTCCCCACTGCCGTCTTCAGCAACCtcacccagctgcagctcctggttcTCAGCAAGAACCGTCTGCGGTTGGTGGCACCAGGGGCTTTCCAGGGCttgggggagctgctggagctgtcgCTGCACTCCAATGCCCTGCGCCGCCTGGATGCCCGGGCACTGGAGGGGCTGCCCAAGCTGCAGAACATCTCTCTGCACCATAACCAGCTGCAGGCGCTGCCACGGGGCCTCTTCGGGGCCACCCCTGGGCTGCGGCACATGCAGCTGCACTCCAATGCCCTGGAGTACCTGCCTGGCGGCATCTTCTCCCCGCTGACTGCCCTGCGAGAGGTGAGGCTGCACAACAACTCCTGGCGCTGTGACAAGGGCATCCTGCCCttgcagggctggctggaggAGAACCCTCACAAGGTGGGTGAGATACCCCCGCTGTGTgcccagcctcctgccctgcagggcATCCCCATTGCCGGGCTGCCACGGGACCAGTTCATCGACACCCAGccccccactgctgctccctatcccagcaccctgctccctgctcacaCCTCCGAGGCAGCATCCCCAGAGGATGCCTCGATGGAGCCCCCCATGGGGCTGCCAGCCTCcccacaggaggaggaggaggagaagaaggaggaggaagagagggggcagtgggggctgACACGCCTGCAGAGTGGGGTGGTGATAGCAGTCGTTGTGCTGGTGTGCGtggccctgctggcagctctggtggcactggtggtcTACGGCTGTAGGAAGAAGAGCCACGTTGTGCTCATGAGGATGAAGGCTCCGAATGAAGCCTGA